In one Cyprinus carpio isolate SPL01 chromosome B2, ASM1834038v1, whole genome shotgun sequence genomic region, the following are encoded:
- the prg4a gene encoding proteoglycan 4a produces MTGSALVSFLLALACVLLPLCAAQGSCVGRCGEPFTRGQVCSCDYNCYVHGECCKDFDDVCTVGESCRGRCGEAFRRGRPCGCDSDCVLHDSCCPDYSAQCDASSQLQAERSSKLNKPTDYTEQCMAACLAAQQNPDLMREGSRLNNFMAPSDAASLLAGGPLPQDIFPPLTPSDIPGIGSNPSGFPLPGSGPAPVAGPSSDNPLTIPVQVSLSVSGQGEGPSAAHRPSTLADIAQAMAASSPAAPDANLNPDLCSGLAIDGMATLSNNSIIVFKGHFFWMLNPKTRRAGPARRITEELGIPSPIDTAFTRCNCQGKTYIIKGDNYWSLENGVVEPGYPRSVSQDFGGLTGEITAALPIPATRKRPDSVYFFKKGGTVQKLTFPAGSAPTCSGKRSKNSDKVPKNGKQAGIQLSGEINIKLKMKGFPTLVTSALSMPNPKKSDGFEYFVFSWPKVLNVKVSGDLPALTAPVSHSSQQNDISKWLNCA; encoded by the exons ATGACTGGATCTGCTCTGGTTTCATTTCTCCTGGCTCTGGCCTGTGTTCTTCTGCCGCTGTGCGCTGCTCAAG GCAGCTGTGTGGGCAGATGTGGCGAGCCGTTCACCCGTGGACAGGTTTGTAGCTGTGACTACAATTGTTATGTCCACGGAGAGTGCTGCAAAGATTTTGACGATGTCTGCACTGTTG GTGAGTCCTGCAGGGGTCGCTGTGGTGAGGCGTTCCGGCGCGGGAGACCGTGTGGGTGTGATTCAGACTGCGTGCTCCACGACTCCTGCTGCCCAGACTACAGCGCGCAGTGCG ATGCTTCCTCCCAGTTGCAAGCTGAAAGAAGCTCAAAACTTAACAAGCCAACAG ATTATACTGAGCAGTGTATGGCAGCATGTCTCGCAGCACAGCAAAACCCAGACCTCATGAGAGAGG gTAGCAGACTGAATAACTTCATGGCTCCTTCTGATGCTGCATCACTTCTTGCTGGTGGCCCTCTGCCCCAGGACATCTTCCCTCCTCTGACACCCTCTGACATACCCG GCATCGGTTCCAACCCTTCTGGGTTCCCTCTGCCAGGATCCGGCCCTGCTCCTGTAGCGGGACCTTCCTCTGACAATCCCCTAACCATCCCTGTGCAGGTGTCCCTCTCCGTCAGCGGACAAGGTGAGGGTCCGTCTGCTGCACACAGACCCAGCACTCTTGCAGACATCGCTCAGGCCATGGCAGCCAGCAGCCCTGCAGCACCAG atgccAACTTGAACCCTGATCTCTGCAGTGGCCTTGCCATTGATGGAATGGCAACTCTCTCCAACAACTCCATCATAGTTTTCAAAG GTCACTTTTTTTGGATGCTGAACCCCAAGACCAGAAGAGCCGGTCCTGCTCGTAGAATCACTGAAGAACTGGGCATCCCGTCTCCCATCGACACGGCCTTCACACGCTGCAACTGCCAGGGCAAGACTTACATCATCAAGG GTGACAACTACTGGAGTTTGGAGAATGGTGTTGTGGAACCTGGATATCCCAGATCTGTGTCCCAGGACTTTGGTGGGCTCACCGGTGAGATCACTGCTGCTCTGCCAATCCCAGCCACCAGAAAGAGACCCGACTCTGTGTACTTCTTCAAGAAAG GAGGCACAGTTCAGAAATTAACCTTTCCTGCCGGAAGTGCACCAACTTGCAGTGGAAAGAGATCCAAAAATTCAGACAAAGTTCCAAAAAATGGCAAACAAGCAG GGATCCAGTTGTCAGGGGAGATCAACATCAAGCTCAAAATGAAGGGCTTCCCCACCCTTGTGACATCAGCCTTGTCCATGCCCAACCCAAAGAAGTCAGATGGTTTCGAGTACTTTGTTTTCTCTTGGC CTAAAGTCCTAAATGTCAAGGTTAGCGGTGATCTGCCCGCTCTGACGGCCCCTGTCAGCCATTCCTCCCAGCAGAATGACATCAGCAAGTGGCTCAACTGTGCCTGA